The Cyclobacteriaceae bacterium genome includes a region encoding these proteins:
- a CDS encoding RNA polymerase sigma factor codes for MSSEAATVHIHAEIIEKCRLGDQEAHFQLYRLYSRSMFNVGFRIVNSEEEAEDVLQESFISAFRNLHLYRGDATFGSWLKRIVVNKAINVLKGRKTERLPEDDQFDVEEETFTEKEFQFSVEEVKRAIEGLPDGYRSVLSLYLLEGYDHSEIAEILGITESTSKSQFNRSKKKVREILEGGKL; via the coding sequence ATGAGTTCGGAGGCAGCCACTGTACACATTCATGCGGAGATCATTGAAAAGTGCCGATTGGGTGACCAGGAAGCCCATTTTCAGCTTTACAGGCTTTATTCGAGAAGCATGTTCAATGTGGGTTTCCGGATCGTCAATAGTGAGGAGGAAGCGGAGGATGTACTTCAGGAATCATTTATCAGCGCCTTCAGAAATCTTCATCTTTATCGTGGAGATGCCACTTTTGGCTCATGGTTGAAAAGAATTGTAGTCAATAAGGCTATTAATGTTCTGAAAGGCCGTAAGACTGAAAGACTTCCCGAGGATGATCAGTTTGATGTGGAAGAAGAGACTTTTACCGAAAAGGAGTTTCAGTTTTCTGTGGAAGAAGTGAAGAGGGCAATTGAAGGTTTGCCAGACGGATATAGAAGCGTCCTATCGTTATATCTTTTGGAAGGATATGATCATAGTGAAATTGCCGAAATTTTAGGTATAACAGAGTCAACATCAAAGTCGCAATTTAACAGATCAAAAAAGAAGGTTAGGGAAATTTTGGAAGGAGGAAAATTATGA
- a CDS encoding HD domain-containing protein: protein MNFSSDLASNPIFKTISEAAKDQNVEAYVVGGFVRDLILKRPNKDIDFVCVGSGIALAQKVGEKLGGLQVTVFKNFGTAMIRQGDYELEFVGARKESYSRDSRKPIVEDGTLEDDQRRRDFTINAMAISLNSASYGELIDPFEGVKHLKEKMLKTPLDPAITFSDDPLRMMRAVRFASQLAFDIEPDTFQSIIDQKERLKIVSMERVIEETNKIILSPVPSYGFKLLFHSGLLKQFFPEMVALQGVEYVDNKAHKDNFYHTLQVLDNVSKTSDDLWLRWAAILHDIAKPLTKRFEPGHGFTFHGHEDKGARMVPGIFKRFKLPLNDRMDFVQKLVRLHLRPIVLAYDVTDSAVRRLLFEAGDDTEALMKLCRADITSKNSEKVKKYIKNFEKVEEKMLEVEKKDHIRNFQPPITGDEIIRMFNIPPGPIIGEIKEQIKEAILEGEIRNDREEALALLTDIASKKGIVKIELNH from the coding sequence ATGAATTTTTCGAGTGATTTAGCATCAAATCCCATTTTCAAGACGATTTCTGAGGCCGCAAAAGACCAGAATGTAGAAGCCTATGTTGTGGGTGGATTTGTCCGTGACTTGATTCTAAAACGTCCCAACAAAGATATTGACTTTGTCTGCGTCGGAAGCGGTATTGCTCTGGCGCAAAAAGTAGGCGAGAAGCTGGGCGGTCTTCAGGTGACGGTATTTAAGAACTTTGGAACGGCTATGATCCGCCAGGGAGATTATGAGCTTGAATTTGTCGGCGCCCGCAAGGAGTCGTATTCCAGAGATTCACGCAAGCCAATTGTTGAAGATGGCACACTGGAAGATGACCAGAGGAGAAGGGACTTCACTATCAATGCGATGGCGATTAGTCTAAACTCGGCCAGCTATGGTGAATTGATTGATCCTTTTGAAGGAGTGAAGCATCTAAAGGAGAAGATGCTCAAGACACCACTTGATCCTGCTATTACCTTTTCTGATGATCCATTAAGAATGATGAGGGCGGTGCGCTTTGCTTCGCAGTTGGCATTCGATATTGAGCCTGATACTTTCCAATCGATTATAGATCAAAAGGAAAGATTAAAAATTGTTTCGATGGAGCGGGTTATTGAAGAGACCAATAAGATAATTCTGTCTCCGGTTCCATCGTATGGATTCAAGCTTCTTTTTCATAGCGGACTGCTAAAGCAGTTTTTTCCTGAGATGGTCGCACTGCAAGGTGTAGAGTATGTAGATAACAAAGCACACAAAGATAATTTCTATCATACTCTTCAGGTACTTGACAATGTTTCAAAAACTTCGGATGATCTGTGGCTGCGATGGGCTGCAATCCTTCATGATATTGCCAAACCGTTAACGAAAAGGTTTGAGCCCGGACACGGCTTTACTTTTCATGGTCATGAAGACAAAGGTGCGAGAATGGTGCCGGGTATCTTCAAACGATTTAAGCTTCCGCTGAACGATAGGATGGATTTTGTACAGAAACTAGTGAGACTTCACCTTCGTCCCATTGTTTTGGCATATGATGTTACAGATTCAGCAGTGAGAAGATTATTGTTTGAAGCAGGCGATGATACAGAAGCACTAATGAAATTATGTCGCGCAGATATAACGTCCAAGAATTCTGAAAAGGTAAAGAAGTACATTAAGAATTTTGAGAAGGTAGAGGAAAAGATGCTGGAAGTTGAGAAGAAAGATCATATAAGGAATTTCCAACCTCCCATTACGGGTGATGAAATCATCAGGATGTTTAATATTCCTCCTGGCCCGATAATTGGTGAAATAAAAGAGCAGATCAAAGAAGCTATATTGGAGGGTGAGATAAGAAATGATCGGGAAGAAGCTCTTGCTCTTCTGACAGATATAGCAAGTAAAAAAGGAATTGTTAAAATTGAATTAAACCACTAA
- a CDS encoding type IX secretion system membrane protein PorP/SprF — MKRSILTLIGLLLLTLAFAQDPEFSQYYAAPLYLNPAFTGTTTDHRFIANYRNQWPNIARGYVTTALSYDYNLHDYHSGVGFLVTMDKAGTAGMKSSQFNFLYSYRVNVANKWVISTGLSFGYAFRTIDLNKLIFADQLQFDSKGQVPSDDPALFNLGMSHYFDFNAGLLAYNKSFWFGFATSHLNQPNRTLLNQEATLPIKTTVHGGVRIPLNRGPFKKAHEAVLSPSFVYKRQGNFDQLDVGAYFLYDPIVMGVWYRGIPIEQNVKDNISQDAAVVILGFQLTKVEVMYSYDFTVSELGPVSGGTHEIALKYKLAIQMNSHAKKREKFIPCPTFNH; from the coding sequence ATGAAGAGAAGTATACTTACCCTTATCGGATTGCTTTTACTTACCCTTGCATTTGCGCAAGATCCTGAATTTTCACAATACTATGCTGCTCCATTGTATTTAAATCCTGCCTTTACGGGAACAACCACTGATCACAGATTCATAGCGAATTATCGCAATCAGTGGCCCAACATTGCCAGAGGTTATGTAACCACAGCACTTTCCTACGATTATAATTTACATGACTATCACAGTGGTGTGGGTTTCCTTGTTACAATGGATAAGGCTGGTACAGCAGGGATGAAGTCATCTCAGTTTAATTTTCTTTATTCGTATAGGGTCAATGTTGCAAATAAATGGGTTATATCAACTGGATTAAGTTTTGGATATGCTTTCCGTACGATTGATCTTAATAAACTCATCTTTGCAGATCAACTTCAATTTGACTCGAAAGGTCAGGTACCAAGTGATGACCCTGCTCTTTTTAATTTAGGAATGTCTCATTACTTTGATTTCAACGCGGGCTTACTGGCATATAATAAATCATTTTGGTTTGGATTTGCAACAAGTCATCTCAATCAGCCGAATCGAACTTTGTTGAATCAGGAAGCAACACTTCCGATTAAGACAACGGTGCATGGTGGGGTGAGAATACCCTTAAACAGAGGACCTTTCAAGAAGGCCCATGAAGCGGTACTATCACCTTCCTTTGTTTATAAAAGACAAGGCAACTTTGATCAATTGGATGTGGGAGCTTATTTCCTTTACGATCCCATCGTTATGGGGGTGTGGTATCGAGGTATCCCGATCGAACAGAATGTGAAGGATAACATTAGTCAGGATGCTGCTGTAGTCATACTCGGATTTCAGTTGACGAAAGTCGAAGTCATGTACAGTTATGATTTTACTGTATCAGAGCTTGGGCCTGTATCGGGAGGTACTCATGAGATTGCTCTCAAGTATAAGCTCGCCATCCAGATGAATTCCCATGCTAAAAAGAGGGAAAAGTTTATTCCTTGCCCAACCTTTAATCACTAA
- the fsa gene encoding fructose-6-phosphate aldolase, whose product MKFFIDTANLNDIKEAYDLGVLDGVTTNPSLMAKEGIKGAENIRAHYKAICNIVDNNVSAEVIATDYEGILKEGRELAKIDSKIVVKAPMIKDGVKAIKKFTSEGIRTNCTLVFSAGQAILAAKAGASYVSPFIGRLDDISQDGLELIEQIRVIYDNYGFQTEILAASVRHTIHLIKCAEIGSDVVTCPLKVITDLLNHPLTDSGLAKFLADHKKVNG is encoded by the coding sequence ATGAAATTCTTCATTGACACAGCGAATCTAAATGACATTAAAGAAGCCTACGACCTGGGTGTATTGGATGGCGTAACAACCAATCCTTCCCTCATGGCAAAAGAAGGAATTAAAGGAGCAGAAAATATCAGAGCTCACTATAAAGCAATCTGTAACATTGTAGATAATAATGTAAGTGCTGAAGTGATCGCTACCGATTATGAAGGCATCCTTAAAGAAGGTCGTGAACTTGCAAAAATCGATTCCAAGATTGTTGTGAAAGCTCCGATGATCAAGGATGGCGTAAAAGCAATCAAGAAATTCACGAGTGAAGGTATCCGCACGAATTGTACGCTGGTATTCTCAGCGGGCCAGGCAATTTTAGCAGCTAAGGCGGGTGCATCTTATGTCTCCCCTTTCATTGGCAGATTAGATGATATCTCTCAGGATGGCCTTGAACTTATTGAACAAATCCGTGTGATCTATGATAACTACGGTTTCCAAACGGAGATTCTTGCAGCCAGCGTTCGTCACACTATTCACCTGATCAAATGTGCTGAAATTGGTTCGGACGTAGTAACCTGTCCTTTGAAGGTTATTACCGACTTACTGAACCATCCATTAACAGACTCAGGATTGGCCAAATTTTTGGCAGATCACAAAAAAGTAAATGGATAA
- a CDS encoding PKD domain-containing protein codes for MLLISQTNVFGQCGGIMEPGFAFLTSSRGCAPFTVNIQTIYLSSVPGTQYFVDWGDGTPEQTYVQGATPVIMSHIYPLASVNCGYDVVIDASNACNPRGSVVPITTQVIVWTNDVISIDPAVYRVCAGYAANVSFTDNSDWNCFPRATRENNAPRWIQWIYGTGPLPTFIPGIQVNSVTPGSYPYLNPAPNRNPIYPVTAPGQVSLPINVPVTTLADIGKEFEITLKNWNQCNAYDDNLLDGNAFNPVSGNLVNGDNPPQITRARIVIVDAPQPTYVTRLGNAGGPIQTIFCLNDIIYFDNNTPAIAGANFQYTWQFYDNNTGTGVPLATSGATNPTFSYSSSGQKMIRLSVRDQNAAGNCIAIYEALVSISPSLVANIQTTDFLNNPITPDFCQSVIAPFTGFQVRFTDASVGVVTPTTEWRWEFYDENNIMVLQAPLAGGFSSTALGPFDRTFTNRGIYRVRLIIRDNVTACQTIDEVNVRVYQNPVPVFTANRVCQGTPASFNEASTLVPINGESIVLREWDFNYNGSTFIKDPAFDNQTTFTRSLGAAGLYQVALRVTTNQNGCSDLLVIPVRVDPLPTANFVPDVVSGCSVLTVIFTNNSVGGQPDIVDRFVWEVDERGGLGFLPVSTQRPTDIGFTNQFVHDFINVTTVNKLFDVRLRVVTVNNCERISPPVIITVFPGTASGFISTNYSPFNDNCSPVSVNFSVDPQTQSLGPTNYQWRISDVSGVISNVSTGTTPTYTYNFINTTPLIEAFQVQLTTTLPSGCYGDSVRVIRVSPVPVSNFNIDTLVFDCEKMRLRFEASQKGLQYHWTVSENTIMMLNTSGSSDMIEYEVLRSGVDINLAVGLDTRNIANCTSNITTQSIVVPRRDIINTSFTVTPLTQSLPASTVFITNTTNPGPWTYEWDFGDGITSNTSTTSFSHVYATYGTYVIKLTVTNNVCIETQTANITIFPIPPVVNFSYDPASGCSPLKVKFTNLSMFADPATYLWDFGDGAATSRAANPTYTYFLPGKYTVSLSASNISGTVITETKQMIIEVFEKPIARFDIKPKLLYIPGGIMYTKNNSIGAGRYEWNFGDGETSDLVEPQHVYEDEGIFDISLIAISPHDCADTTLVKGAVITQKGGQLLVPNAFSPNLSGVQSSPGSGQSDGKNDVFLPVMRGVTQFEMLVFNRWGQLLFESRDPQIGWDGYFNGKLCAQDVYVFKISAKYENGETVVRTGDINLIR; via the coding sequence ATGTTGCTTATTAGCCAGACTAATGTGTTTGGTCAGTGCGGCGGCATTATGGAACCAGGCTTTGCTTTTCTTACCAGCAGCCGGGGTTGTGCACCTTTTACAGTCAATATTCAAACCATCTACCTTTCTTCTGTTCCTGGCACCCAGTACTTTGTTGATTGGGGTGATGGAACTCCCGAGCAGACCTACGTCCAGGGTGCAACGCCGGTGATTATGTCACACATTTATCCACTGGCGTCCGTGAATTGCGGGTATGATGTAGTAATCGACGCATCCAACGCCTGTAATCCTAGAGGAAGCGTAGTTCCTATCACTACACAAGTGATAGTATGGACAAATGATGTTATATCAATTGATCCTGCAGTGTATCGCGTTTGCGCGGGATATGCTGCCAATGTTTCTTTCACCGATAACAGTGACTGGAATTGTTTTCCCAGGGCTACCCGTGAGAATAATGCCCCACGATGGATACAATGGATCTACGGAACAGGTCCTCTTCCGACTTTCATTCCTGGAATTCAGGTTAACAGCGTAACTCCAGGCTCTTATCCTTATCTGAACCCTGCACCCAACAGAAATCCTATTTATCCTGTCACTGCTCCGGGACAGGTAAGCTTGCCTATTAACGTGCCTGTCACCACCCTTGCAGATATCGGAAAGGAATTTGAGATCACATTAAAAAACTGGAATCAGTGTAATGCATATGATGACAATCTGCTGGATGGAAATGCTTTTAATCCAGTGAGTGGAAATCTTGTCAATGGCGATAATCCTCCCCAGATAACACGTGCCAGGATTGTTATTGTTGACGCACCTCAGCCAACGTATGTTACCCGTTTGGGAAATGCAGGTGGACCTATTCAAACAATTTTTTGCTTGAACGACATTATCTATTTCGATAACAATACCCCGGCAATTGCGGGTGCGAATTTTCAATATACCTGGCAATTCTATGATAATAATACGGGAACAGGTGTTCCTTTGGCTACTTCAGGTGCGACTAATCCTACATTCTCCTATTCTTCATCAGGGCAGAAGATGATCAGGCTTTCTGTAAGAGATCAGAATGCAGCAGGTAATTGTATTGCGATCTATGAAGCATTGGTCTCTATCTCTCCTTCATTGGTTGCGAATATCCAGACTACTGATTTTTTAAATAACCCTATTACGCCAGATTTCTGTCAATCTGTAATTGCCCCCTTTACTGGGTTTCAGGTGCGCTTTACTGATGCATCAGTAGGAGTGGTAACGCCAACAACCGAATGGAGATGGGAATTTTATGATGAAAACAATATCATGGTGCTTCAGGCTCCTTTGGCCGGAGGATTTTCATCAACAGCTCTTGGTCCTTTTGACAGGACGTTCACAAATCGCGGTATTTATCGTGTGAGATTAATCATTCGTGACAATGTAACGGCATGCCAGACAATAGATGAAGTGAATGTCCGTGTTTATCAGAACCCTGTTCCCGTCTTTACAGCAAACAGGGTTTGTCAGGGAACTCCAGCTTCTTTTAATGAAGCTTCTACCTTAGTACCGATCAACGGGGAAAGCATAGTGTTGCGTGAGTGGGATTTTAATTACAATGGCTCAACGTTCATTAAGGATCCTGCATTTGATAATCAGACAACCTTTACAAGATCCCTTGGAGCAGCAGGTCTCTATCAGGTCGCGCTGAGAGTTACCACCAATCAGAATGGATGTTCAGATTTACTGGTAATACCTGTAAGAGTTGATCCGCTACCCACTGCGAATTTTGTACCGGATGTCGTGTCAGGATGCAGTGTTCTGACAGTAATCTTTACAAATAATTCAGTAGGAGGACAGCCCGATATTGTCGACAGGTTTGTATGGGAAGTTGATGAAAGAGGCGGATTGGGGTTTCTTCCGGTAAGCACTCAACGTCCAACGGATATTGGGTTTACGAATCAGTTTGTCCATGATTTCATAAATGTTACAACGGTTAATAAACTATTTGACGTCCGGCTTCGGGTAGTAACTGTCAATAATTGTGAGAGAATATCACCACCAGTAATCATTACTGTTTTTCCGGGTACCGCTTCCGGATTTATATCGACCAACTATTCCCCCTTCAATGATAATTGTTCTCCAGTGAGTGTAAATTTTTCGGTTGATCCGCAGACTCAATCCCTAGGACCAACTAATTATCAATGGAGGATCAGTGATGTTTCGGGAGTAATCTCCAATGTAAGCACTGGTACAACGCCAACGTACACTTATAATTTTATCAACACCACGCCGTTGATAGAAGCCTTTCAGGTACAGTTAACGACTACGTTGCCGAGTGGGTGTTATGGAGATTCTGTTCGTGTTATCCGTGTAAGTCCTGTGCCAGTATCAAATTTCAACATTGATACACTTGTTTTTGATTGCGAAAAGATGCGCCTTCGCTTTGAAGCTTCACAAAAAGGACTTCAATATCACTGGACTGTTTCGGAGAATACAATAATGATGTTAAATACGTCAGGCTCGAGTGACATGATTGAGTATGAAGTGCTTCGTTCTGGAGTAGATATTAATCTTGCAGTCGGATTGGATACCAGGAACATTGCAAATTGTACGAGCAACATCACAACCCAAAGCATTGTGGTTCCCAGAAGAGATATTATTAACACGTCTTTTACAGTAACTCCTCTGACGCAATCGCTTCCTGCTTCAACAGTCTTTATTACCAATACAACAAATCCTGGACCATGGACATATGAATGGGATTTTGGAGATGGGATCACTTCCAATACTTCAACCACTAGTTTTTCACATGTCTACGCAACGTATGGCACCTACGTGATCAAACTGACCGTCACCAACAATGTGTGTATTGAAACACAAACAGCAAACATTACGATATTTCCGATTCCACCAGTGGTTAATTTTAGCTATGATCCTGCTTCCGGATGTTCTCCATTAAAAGTAAAATTCACTAACCTTTCTATGTTTGCGGATCCCGCCACCTATCTGTGGGACTTTGGCGATGGAGCTGCCACCTCAAGAGCAGCTAACCCAACCTATACTTACTTTTTGCCAGGGAAATATACCGTAAGTCTTTCTGCATCTAATATTTCAGGTACTGTAATCACTGAAACGAAGCAAATGATCATTGAAGTTTTTGAGAAACCTATTGCCAGATTTGATATCAAGCCTAAGCTCCTGTACATACCAGGCGGAATCATGTACACAAAGAATAATAGCATTGGCGCCGGAAGATATGAATGGAATTTTGGAGATGGTGAAACTTCTGATCTTGTGGAACCACAGCATGTTTATGAGGACGAAGGTATTTTTGACATCTCTTTGATTGCAATCAGTCCACATGACTGCGCCGACACCACTCTGGTAAAGGGAGCTGTTATAACACAAAAAGGAGGGCAGCTTCTGGTGCCGAATGCATTCTCACCAAATCTTTCCGGAGTACAGTCTTCCCCAGGTTCAGGTCAAAGCGATGGGAAGAATGATGTTTTTCTTCCGGTCATGCGTGGCGTTACGCAATTTGAAATGCTGGTATTCAATCGTTGGGGTCAGCTTTTATTTGAAAGCAGAGATCCTCAGATAGGATGGGACGGCTACTTCAATGGAAAGCTTTGTGCTCAGGATGTCTATGTATTCAAGATTTCAGCGAAGTACGAGAATGGCGAGACGGTGGTAAGAACGGGTGATATAAATCTGATACGATGA
- a CDS encoding ATP-binding cassette domain-containing protein, whose translation MFSSDPVVRVKDATIFQGNQAVLTNLSFDVEKGDFVFLVGRTGSGKSSLLKTLYADLPLRLGDINIAGFNIRGIKDKEVPLLRRKVGVIFQDFQLFPDRTVGENLTFVLRATGWRDNLKMKSRLVDVLMQVGLGSVEKKMPHQLSGGEQQRVVIARALLNEPHILVADEPTGNLDPEVSSGILKVFQQINRSGTAILMATHSYGLIKKFPNRVLKCEDGKILDSNKELIELKSEEDF comes from the coding sequence ATGTTTTCATCCGATCCGGTAGTCAGAGTAAAAGACGCCACCATCTTTCAGGGTAATCAAGCCGTCCTTACCAATCTTTCTTTTGATGTTGAGAAAGGTGACTTTGTCTTCCTGGTAGGCCGCACTGGCTCAGGAAAATCCTCTCTATTAAAAACACTCTATGCTGACCTCCCCCTTCGCTTAGGCGATATCAACATAGCTGGTTTTAATATTCGGGGAATTAAGGACAAGGAGGTACCCTTATTGCGAAGAAAAGTTGGAGTGATTTTTCAGGACTTTCAACTCTTTCCGGACAGAACCGTCGGTGAAAACCTGACGTTTGTTCTGCGGGCAACGGGATGGCGTGACAATCTCAAAATGAAGAGCCGACTTGTAGATGTATTAATGCAGGTAGGTCTTGGCTCGGTAGAGAAAAAAATGCCTCATCAGCTTTCCGGTGGTGAACAGCAACGGGTTGTAATTGCCCGCGCCCTTCTTAATGAACCACACATTCTAGTTGCTGATGAGCCAACAGGAAATCTTGATCCAGAAGTTTCTTCCGGGATTTTAAAGGTGTTTCAGCAGATCAACCGAAGTGGGACTGCCATTCTTATGGCAACTCACAGTTATGGTCTGATTAAAAAATTTCCTAACCGCGTGCTGAAGTGCGAAGACGGAAAAATTCTCGACTCTAATAAGGAGTTGATAGAATTAAAGAGCGAAGAAGATTTTTAA
- a CDS encoding flagellar biosynthesis protein FlgM, which translates to MQWRGRRESGNVNDQRGSGGGGGGGFNLPGGLFSKGGLITVVIIFIVSWLTGTNPLTLLQQVDTSGGSSGQAIQVSAEDEERAQFVKVVLADTEDVWHKLLSDYREPTLEMFTDQVQSACGQASASSGPFYCSEDERVYIDLSFYDELQSKLNAPGDFAQAYVIAHEVGHHVQHLMGITDKIHAMKNDLSEEDYNKLSVKLELQADFFAGVWAHHDNEMKNILEPGDIDEALNAASAIGDDRLQKQFQGYVVPDSFTHGTSAQRVFWFRKGFETGDIKQGDTFSDKSLD; encoded by the coding sequence ATGCAATGGAGAGGACGAAGAGAAAGTGGAAACGTTAACGATCAGCGGGGAAGCGGCGGCGGTGGTGGTGGTGGATTCAATTTACCCGGTGGCCTTTTTTCGAAAGGCGGACTGATCACAGTGGTCATTATTTTTATTGTTAGCTGGCTGACGGGAACAAATCCCTTGACGCTCCTTCAGCAGGTGGATACTTCCGGTGGATCTTCAGGTCAGGCAATTCAGGTCAGTGCGGAAGATGAAGAGCGTGCACAATTTGTGAAGGTTGTCCTCGCTGATACAGAAGATGTATGGCATAAGCTTTTGTCTGATTATCGAGAACCAACCCTTGAGATGTTTACCGATCAGGTTCAATCAGCATGTGGACAGGCAAGCGCATCCTCAGGTCCTTTTTACTGCAGTGAAGATGAAAGAGTTTATATTGACTTATCATTCTACGATGAACTTCAAAGCAAATTGAATGCTCCTGGGGATTTTGCACAGGCCTATGTCATTGCTCATGAAGTTGGCCACCATGTCCAGCACCTGATGGGCATCACCGACAAAATTCATGCTATGAAGAATGACCTAAGTGAAGAAGATTATAACAAGCTTTCCGTTAAACTCGAATTGCAGGCAGATTTTTTTGCTGGTGTTTGGGCTCACCACGACAATGAAATGAAAAACATTCTTGAGCCCGGTGATATAGACGAAGCTTTGAATGCCGCCTCCGCTATCGGTGATGACCGTTTACAGAAGCAATTTCAGGGATACGTAGTTCCTGATTCTTTTACGCATGGAACCTCTGCTCAAAGAGTATTCTGGTTTCGTAAAGGATTTGAGACCGGAGACATAAAGCAGGGTGATACCTTTTCTGACAAGTCGTTGGATTAG